In Clostridium sporogenes, one genomic interval encodes:
- a CDS encoding amino acid ABC transporter permease yields the protein MDFSFLSKYYSFFINGAKYTIILAFFTVVIGTILGLLLSLMKLSKNKILKYIAVSYIEFIRGTPVLVQLYIIYYGLPTIGINFPEVPILGSNFPDFFAGILALSINSGAYVAEIIRAGIQAVDKGQMEAARSLGMSESMAMKNVIIPQAFKNILPALGNEFITIIKESSIVSIIGIHELMYNADTVRGNIFKPFEPLLVAALMYFIMTFTLSKLLGIAERRMRVSDRN from the coding sequence TTGGATTTTTCATTTTTAAGTAAATATTATTCATTTTTTATAAATGGTGCAAAGTACACTATTATATTAGCATTTTTCACTGTAGTAATAGGAACTATTTTAGGGTTATTATTATCCTTAATGAAATTATCTAAAAATAAAATATTAAAATATATAGCCGTATCTTATATTGAATTTATAAGGGGAACTCCGGTTTTAGTGCAATTATATATAATATATTATGGATTGCCAACTATAGGTATAAACTTTCCAGAGGTGCCTATTTTGGGAAGTAATTTCCCAGACTTTTTCGCTGGAATATTAGCATTATCTATTAATAGTGGAGCCTATGTGGCAGAAATAATAAGAGCTGGAATCCAAGCCGTAGATAAGGGACAAATGGAAGCTGCAAGAAGTTTAGGAATGTCAGAATCCATGGCAATGAAAAATGTTATAATACCTCAAGCTTTTAAAAATATTTTGCCAGCTTTAGGAAATGAGTTCATTACAATAATTAAAGAATCATCTATAGTATCTATAATAGGAATACATGAACTTATGTATAATGCAGATACTGTTAGGGGAAATATTTTTAAACCCTTTGAACCTTTGCTTGTAGCTGCACTAATGTACTTTATAATGACTTTTACATTATCAAAATTACTTGGAATAGCTGAAAGGAGGATGAGAGTAAGTGATAGAAATTAA